ATAGCCAAGCCAGTTGGCATTTTGACCCTTGCATCATTGCAATCTGGACAGCCACAGGTGACTAAAAGGggctttttaaagtgctttggtTTAGCTACACACAGACGTtttgcgcgcgcacacacacgggtcaaaaaaaattaagagcctgagtcacttttgaaaatagcaTTTAAGCTCATTTGAAAATTTCTCCTGACTCCCTGCTTTCCTAACTTCTTTGCATCCCCACAGCTACTGCAGAAGCTTGATGATTTGCTTTTGCAATTTTACAGTATGGGAGATCTTGCTCCAATAATGGTCCTCTGCTTTAAAGGGACAACTCCACTTCAGCCTATGCGCACCAGTGATAAATGCCATTCAGTAGAAGCACATCTATTTAATACGGCTGTTTACTATTACATACGAAGTACTCTGCAAACAGTGGGAGTGACTGCGGGTCTCCTTCCAAAAAGGCCGATAATGTTCTCAAACAATTTTTACACATCTGCTATTTTATGCAGCTTCTCCAAAGCCAGTAAGTATTTTTGTATTTTACCCCTTTTTCCTAACCAGAACCCCAACACCAGAATGAGGCCTACAACAGTGATCTCAAAACTGGGAGGCGCACCCCCTTGGGGGAATGCAAAGGAACATTTGAGGGATCGTGGCAAGACCTAGGCCAGGTTTCACTGGGGTCGGGGGGAGAGGATGGGAacaccacccagccctgctctgctcctgcctgcagcccccaaccACAACCTGGGTGTGGTTCTGCTCCTAGACCTAGGTCAGGCCTTCAGCCTCTGTCCAAGCagggctcccccactgccctgctcccaggaaGGAGACACTAGACATGTTTTCTCTGACAGCAGCAGGACCAAGATAAATCTGAATTTCCAGGATTTGTGCCCCCATTTCCATGTGGATGAATTAACTGAAGTTGATGCAAGTTGTGATGAAAACCACAGGCACAGCAGATCTTTGGAAAGCATGATCAGGCACATTACAGCCTGTTTGTTTGTGGCCAGGAGGGTGGTTGTGAGCTGTGTCCCAGAGTGGAACCCAATCAGATGTGCTCTTATTTCAGAAAAGGGATTTTTGTTAAATGGATGAAATAGTCCAAAAACCCCACCTCACAGTCCACAAGCAGTAACTGTTCCATGAAGCACGAACAACTAACagcctaggaaaaaaaaaaaaggacaaatgtGGTGTATTGGGGATTTCAGTATTTACTCTGGAAATTCCCAGGTAAGTTTCTCATCTCATTTTCTAGGACATCCTGGTGCAGCCAGAAGCAGGCAAAAATACTGTATGATCAATTCATTACACATCAAAGTGAAGTTTCAAAGAGCTTCCTCTCACCGGAGAGGAGCCTTTTCAAAGTCTGCGAAACTACTAACCTTTCCAACACCCTCATCATTTCTCCGTGGCGCTCCGACAAAGCATCACACTGCATTTGGGCTTCAACCTACCAGCGCATGTTTCTTGCTCACCTAGACATGCCGCAGCCCCAACCATTGCATAGAGGCCAGGGGTGATACAATCTGCTCCTTGACTGCACCAGCCACTGAAGATAGTCCAGTCATGGTGATAGTAAGCCAGCTGCTCCATTCCTACTCCTAGCAGTCTGCCTGCTATGGCTCCAACCGCCATGCTGGGAATGAAGAGACCTGAAGGgacctaccaaaaaaaaaaatccagcgcGTCAGTGTAAGATAAAGGAACGCTTCACAAGTGTACGGCAACAGACACGGATGCCGAGTTGGGTGGGCAAATCCTCATTAAGTCTGACTGCTGGCAAAAATTGTTGAACTATGTACTGATCTCCACCCTGCACCAGGCTGTGGGCAAAGGGAGAGACACCTATTGTACTGATGCTGTTAGCATGTCCTGAACGAACAAGTACAGCGCGTATGGATAATGCAGCCGTACGTGTGACATTCATTCTCAGCTCCCTAGGCCATCAGCTGCGGTTACCGATCGTTCACACCTGACACGGTGCAGGTTTGTAGGAAGAGTTCTGCTGTAAGAATCTTGCTTTAGCCTGAGGACAGGACAACAACTTTCAAACACACCCTGCCTTACAATATcatcctcagcccccaccccaaaggaAGGGCTAGTTAGCACACActaccagggttccctgtaaagcCAAgcacttgggcaactgcccaggagtGTCCAATGCCACTCAGCTggttaccagagcacccacaggcagcaacgtgtttctatggtggtgcacatcagcacaggccttggtgcacataaaatttattctgccccacaTGGAAAAGAACTAGAGGGAACCCCTACACAGTGCCCCCTTCCTTGTCATATGCATTTACTCTTGGTTTGCACTACAATGAAAACATGATAGGCTCAAATCTTTAGCCCCATCCATTGTTTGATAACACCCTGTGAGACAGCACCAAAACCCAATCACAGATGGAAAAGGAAGTCTCATTGGGAGCTACCAACGTAAGGTGCTCCAGAGCCCATCTTCACTGCTTCATTGGTATTTACGTGCTCTATGGAGGATACATAAGCAACCCTCTACACACAGGATTTGTTACCATACACAACTGGTTACTGTTGCTTTGCTTCAATAAGTTTCTAATAAGTTGCTGTCCTAGGAGAATATCATAAAACAGGTAGACACACAATATATTAGTGTTCCCCTGTGGCTTTCCAGCTGGCCAACTGCTGTGTCATTATACAAAAACTCTCCCACAGGAGTGAAAATTTCATCACTCAGATAAAACAATCACATCTCCCCAGCCTGAAATTCTAACTGCACCTTGCAGTCACGGACCCCGAATGTCTCTCAGGGACCATTAGTGATTCTCACAGCTATCTAATCTGGTAAGACCTGGCTTCAAACCACAAAGGGCTTTCAGTCCAACTGTCCACTGAGCTGAAAGCACCATGCCCTTAATGGAGCACAGGGACTCCGTCTCTTACATTGGAGCCCTGCCCATTGCTGTGATGAACCATTTCACTGTAACATCAAAGGAGAAGTTGTTGTGCATCTTTTAGAAATTTGTACATTCATAAGTTCAGAGTTCTGTGTGCAAAAACCACAGCAACAGGAGAAATGAGGTTGCAGGTGTGCATGCAATTAGCTTAATGCTTCATACTCGCAACTTGGCTCTCAAATTCTAGCTTAAGCCTTGAAAAGCAAGACAACTCAACCTGTGCTCCCAGCTCCATTCAGAAGCCAGGTGCAGCGAAAGCAAAGCTGCTGTGTGAACACTCAGGGGCCTGGCCAGCAAGGTGAAGATACTGTGCAGTGGGTTGTAAGACTTACAGGCTATGGCTAAAACAAATCAGGAAAGCAACCCAATGAGAGAGAGGAGCAGCCGCCCAGCGAAGAGTGGGGGCAGCTAAGGACAGTGCCATCCTGCCAGGCTGAAGTATTTTGCCAGGTTAGGAGCCAAGAGGTCACAAGAGCATTAACCAGCGAAAGCCTGGTCAGGAGAAATGGTGCAAATCGTCAGGAGCGGCCAAGAGGGCAGGCTGGCACGGGAAAAGACGCTGCGGCCTTCCCTCAGATCCAGGGGAAATGGTGACCCCCAGGGAAAGGCTGGCTTGCGGCTACACTGGGTTATTGCTTTTGAGATGTGCTCTCTCTCAAAGCCTGTGCTGCGAGACGGCTGCGTGGTTATCACCACTCTCTCTGCTGCTGGCCGGCACAGAGCAGTCAGGCCTGTTGTGGGGATTACTGGTGACTGACTGCACCCCAGCCTGGTACAAGAGAATCCAACGATCCACTCCAAAGATGAGGGGATGGTTCAGAGCCTGGGAGGGGCGCACTCAGACACCGGCAGGGGCAGAGGCACAGCTCGCCCAGAGCTGCGACAATGGAGCATCGCACAACACTATTAAAAGCAACACTACAAGCTACCAACAACTGGGCACAGCACGAGTTTACAGTGGGGGTCAAATCTGCAATGTTATCTACGTCGGGGTCTCAATCTCCCAGTCCGCGGGCCAACCCCAGCCGGAGCGACTGCACAAGCTAGCCTGGGACTCCCGAGGGGAGGGCAGACTGGCTGCTACTgactccccaagccccaccccctccatcactccactggctcctcccctccATGGCACCCGACCCTCCAAGGACTCAGCTTTGGGGATCTCTGGGGCACCCAGTGCAGCACTGCAGGAGCAGTTCTCCCCGTCCCCACACcagccagagccggggagaaGCAGAGCCCAGCACGGTGAGCGCTGCTCTGGGGAGAGCAGCCACTGTACGGTGCCAGGTGCCCCCCAAGGCCATGTCCTGGGGGAAAGGGTGCAATGAGGGTCCCAGGGGGGGAAGGTAGCAAGGGGAGGAACTTGTGAGGGTGGTAAAAGACAGCTCTGGGCACCTGCTCCTCCCAGAAGTCCTAGGCCGGATTGTGCAGTCACTCCAGCTGGGGATGTGAGAGATAAGGCACGTAGGATAAGGTCAGTCCCACTGAAAGTTCACAGGACATAGGCTCTTAAGTGACCTCAGCTCTCTTGGCAATTACTGCACGTGATCCTTAGCATTCAGAAAGGCTGAGTTCCACTTCCTGCCCACTCGTCACCGAGGACACGAGTTGGAATCTGCCGACCCACCTCCCATTTTACACGGTGCTCTCACCTTCATGCCAAACGTGAATATGGTGATGAAGACtttcaggatcagggccaaaGCCAGCTGCCACATGGCTGTGTAAACTCCCGGGCCAGCAGCTCGGTCAGGCAGATCATCCCCCTTTGTGCTGTTGAAGTCGTTCACGTACTCGCAGAGCTTGGAGAAATCCAGGAGCCCACAGTCATTGAACAGCTCCGAAATCAGCTCGCTGGTGCTCATGCGGGTGTACTCGTTGGGGAAAGCCAGAACGGCCGTGATGGCTGTCACAACGAAGACCTCCAGCACAGGGTACTTGCCCAGTTTGGTTGTCTTGCGTCTTCTGCACCAGGCGATGTTGCTGCGAATAAAGAAAGATCCCCAAAGGCCACCAAATATTCCCAACAGGATGAATGGCACGAGCTCCAGCAGGTGCCATGGTGTGTGAAACTCCACGTAAAACAGAACCAGACGGCTGTTTCCGAACGGGTTGATGGAGCGCAAGGTGAACGCTGCTACCAGAGCAGCAAAGAAAGATCTCCACAGCGTCTTGAGGGGAAAATAATAACTCACCTAGAAAGGGGGAAGGACGGAGTCAGTCATTGTCAACTGCCGTTAATTACCATCCAGTAAGAGCCACCATTGCATAAAAGCAGggttaaattcagttttaagttttaaataaattgcaaagttacaatcaattactaCTTTTTAAAccaaatatcttccaataacatTATTAACTGCTGCCCAAAAATACATGCAtcggttttctttttcatttaaggGCGTATAcgtagcagctagaattgactcTGATGGGGGTTCATGAAGGGTCTGGGGGGTGTACTTGGAAGTCCACACGAGTGaacagattgggaaccactgctctacttGTGCAGCTttgacacccccccgccccccaacactcAAACTACGTGAAAAGTCTCCTTTGGAAATAACCAAGACTGGCTCATCGAGGAGGACAGATTAGCACTTCGCAGGTCAGTATTGGAGTGCTGCATGGGGAAAATTAATAGATTTCCTGCTAATGCGCATCCTTCAGCAGCAAGCCTTTCAAGCATTCAGCTGACTCACAAAAGCATTCATgttgttttgttgacttttgtAAGTACTCCAAATGCTATTTAAGTGCACGTGCTTCCTTTTCACGAAAGCCGCCGGGGCGAGGATTGAAGTACCGTACATTCAAACAGCAAGAGCAATTAGGACTTGTAAAATAAAGCAACTTGCCAGAAGTAAATACAACGCTTAGATTACctcttccagactaaacaatACCCCTCCGATTGGTGCACCGAAAGCTACGGAtacgccagcagctgcagcagctgacaaAACCTAAATCAAGAGACCGGAAGACAGATAGACAATGGTTATATTGTCCCTTTATTCAAGCAGGTACATTTCGTACAACCCAACACATTACACGCATGCTTAGAGTAGCTGTCATACTCGCATTGGCTACTTATATTCCAAACCGGCCTCAAAACAGCAGTAAGCCATCCAGCAGCTGGAACAAAGCTCACAGGTTTGTGCCCTGCGGGTTTGGAGAACGGCATGAGGTGCAGTATATCTTTGTCTTACCTCTCTGCGTTTGGCCTCATTTTTCCTGTATTTGGTGAAGAGGTGGCACAAGATGTTTCCACAGCAGCATGCTACATGAACCAAAGGGCCCTCTTTTCCCAAACTCAGGCCCGACGACACTGCCAACACCAACGTCACGGTTTTGATGACGAGGGTCCACTTGCCCAAATAGCCTCTAATGATGAAACCGCTCAAGATCGTTTTGATCTGAAAGCCCAAGCAGAGTTTTACAGCCTCGCATTCAAACCTTTCATCTGTGAACTGGCTGGTGCTATTGTGTTAGAGGTCCACTTTACCAGTGCTTCTTAAACTCTGTTCCACAGAACACCGGTGTTCTGTGCACAACTCACATCTGCTGCAAGCAGCTGGCACTTTTTTGAGATCGGACACCAAACGATAGattattttctgttactaaaaccaaGTACAAAGTTACTTCTTCACTGCAGGATACCTGAGTAAATtagtaaattacttcattttgtttttgcagtacatgttgctgttttgtttgggtttttttttgttttttggagaaAATCTTGATAGTTGTTCCACATAGAAATTTGATTGTtcggtgttccgtggtctcaaaaagtttaagaacacTGCACTACACTGTCAAGGATCTTTTTTACAGCTTTATTATACActagggttgaacctctctcatccggaacactcttgtctggcaaacgcCATAATCCAGTATGACTTGAGTTACCCGGACAACcatttatcgtgggtgtggccaactttccatggtcccataaagtttgtttccactagtcctggctgtcagtgttctgtgctgttatttatccttAAGTATCTTCTAACAGCCCATTGTCCGGCAAATTGTCCTGTCCAGCACcggtctggtcccaagggtgctggacaaaagaggttcaacctgtatatagttACTAAATAGTTTCTTATTTTCACTGAAAGTGAAACAAAAGTGACTGTTCGGTGAGCGATGCCAGCAAATCTCTGCAGTTAGCTAAGTGCTTTAAGTGCTATACAAACAGTGTTTGTTTAACTTCTGTGATGACATGCTGACGGGTAAGGCGCTCTATTAAATATTTCTGCAGTGATTACTTGGAGATATGGGATACGAGTGCTATTAACTAGTTCAATTTTAACTCTGCCATTTGAAATGAAGCAAAGAAGTGACACCATCCTGGTTTTACATTTACATTCTAGTTTTACATTTCAGAACAAGTGCGATTTTCCCTAAAATGCCCTCGGTATTCTCAGCTTTTGATGATTACATTCCTCCTCAATCCCCGGAGCAGCCGTTAGCCTAATGATGGAAAAAATTTCGgaatgattttttcttttttcctttttttttttttttttttgaggaaagtGATTCTCCGACTCACCTCTGGGATCCCTGAGCCACAGGCATAAGGTGCAAATCCCCTGACCAGCAATACTGCAAGGAGAGAGAACACCAAGGCCCAGAGAACATACATGAAGTAATTGAGAATGTATGCAAATGCCccctgaaatgggaaaaaaaaaaaaaggcttgatTTAGACTGTTGCCCTCAAGCTACATCATACTTACTGGAAAGCATGGAGAATTGGTGTTTGTATAGGTGACCATTTAGCACATGGCAAGCCAATAGAGATGCAATGGGCTAtctatctcagaactggaagggacactcagaggttgagtccagtcccctgcactcatggcagggacctatcaccatccctgattttttttgttttttctttctaaatgcgtttgccccaaatccctaaatagccccctcaaggactgagcccacaaccccgggtttagcaggcccatgctcaaaccactgagctatccctccccctcttgTGAGAGGACATGGACCAATAAAGTGGATGATGCATCTTTAGGGACAAGCTTAACTTTAAGGATAAAGCTAAACACCACTGAAGTAACTATATGCATCATACTTATTGGACATGCCAATATAAAACACAAGTTCTAAATCCAGttctcagaaacaaaaaaaaaaaaaaaaaaaaaaaaaattctgtgttgTCCTAAAGTCTTGAAGTATGCAAAAATTTGAGGCCAAGAACTCAGATCTGTGTTAGCATACTTGTGCCTGTACACAATGTAATAAGCTTTCATTTGCCCTTACTGAAACTATAACTAACATAATTAGGCTCAGCAGAAATAGATTTTTATTGGAGAATGTAGGTACATTTTACTGAACACTCActcaaaggctatatctacacagcagtgttattcctaaATAAACTATTTGGGAAAACGTATTCTGACACCCGACTGCATGACACACCCCATAACTTCACAcatctgtgaaaatttaaataaaaatccaaaaCATTGAGAATGTCCctcaaaattatgaaaaaataaaaaccttcaAAATCTGCCAAGGCTAAACATAAAGCACTGGAGTTATGTTTATTCATGACACTGAAAGATTACAGCATTGGGTTCTAAGATTGATGGACACTCATACTGGAAGGATGCTTGCATCACATGGCAGCTGACCCTATGACtaagaaaatgcagaaaaaatagATCAGCCACAGAACCAGTTCTTTTTATGCCTCACCTCTCCATGGCCAAGTATAAGCTGTGACCAGCTCTCCCACTCCGGACACTTATCCCTATCCTCAAAAGTTGTCTCGTTGGAATTCCAGCAGCACTGTTCGTGGTTAAACCAGAAGCCTGTCAGACACAGCCCTTCTTTCAGATCCGTCATCCAGTGGGCAGAGATGTCTATCAGACCCGCTAGAGAACCTAAGGTTACAATGACGACAAAAAGTTAGGAATGACAGACTGCTGGGATCTCCTGAATGCTCCATCTCCTGGAGCATTCTGGTACATTTACCATAGGGACAAAAATACAACTCTTGCAGGATTTACTTATGGGCACATGGAGAACCGTTGCTCTTTGAAGAGCTAATGAGAAGATTCAGCTACGGATTTTTTTGAAGGCACGCAGGAGAGAAGTGCTCCAGTATTTCAACAGTGGACAGACCAACACTGCATCAAATCCAGCCACAGGCACCAGAACTAATTCAGTTTGGTTAGCAGGTCATCTTTTCAACATAAACATGGTGTGGCAGATAATTTTTGAGGCCCAGAGGCGGTGTTCCCTGTGAACTGAGCGCTTTGGCAACcacccaggtgagattcaggtgccggccgattagcagagcacccacaaaatttattctgcctatgaatggaaaaaattagagagaacgcTACCCAGAAAGTGCAAGTTGATATTGACAGAGTTCCTAAACAAAAAAGTTCTTGTACTCCTATAGCATTTAAACACTAACCCTAGAGAGATACCAAGCAGCCAAGCacttggatggggaaaaaaagcattttcaACAGCCATTAGAAGCCAAGAACCACGGGTATGTGCCAAAGGGAATTAGAAAAAGTTGGTAAGGAAACAAGATTGGTCTTTTGGGGGTGAAATTCCCATGATCCCCAATGTCCTAAATGGCTGCACTCAGGTGGGGCTGTCTGTCCCCTTCTAACACTGCAGGACACTTCACACGTGTTTCATTAACAAGACAATGACCATGTATGGAGACAGCCTGTCCTGCATTAGGAAAGCCAAGTACAGTAGATGCAGAGATCAGGTTGGACGGTTCCCTACACTCATCCCATGCACCTTCACGAGAAAGGGCCACAAAGCATAATTTCTGTGCATCAAGAAGCAAGTTTTGTATGTAAACAGGAATATTTCTGCATCGTGTATCGTACAAGTTTAGGGGCTGCAACCTGCCGACTGAACACCACTCCACTGGCTCCCGTTCCTACTGATGCAGTTTGAAGGTATCAGAAATAGGTCTGTGAAAGGACTGGAAAGAGGCCCCCTCCCGCTCCTGCCTCTACCCCATCACAAGAGTTCAAAATCAGCAAaaaagctgctgctgttggtgtcTGGAGTTGACCTCTCCTGTGTTGACAGGCGAGCGCTCCCCGGCTCCAGGTCGCAATCTCTGGAGCTTGCTCTCTTGGGCTATCCGACAGAGCTGCGCGTACGAAGATGGTGACACATCCCTTTGATTTAGCTTTTTCTCACTGTTGGGCTTAGTCTTCTCTTTGCAGAGGTAACAGCAGGTTTAGGCTGTGTCGTCAGGGAGATTCGAGTTGTTAGATTTTTGTACCATGGCTGGTGTTTCCtccaagctgagcgcttgggcgactgcccaggagagatttaggtgccacccagctgactagcagagcgcccacagctggcaacgtcctcctattggtggtgcgcatctgctcacgccttggtgcacatgaaagTTATTCCTCCCTGAATGAAAAATAGAGAACGCTGATCACGTCACTCAGACCCTATGACTGCAAGTGTTTAAACAGAATGACGTCTTCCACTCCACAGCCGCGCAAGCAGAACCGTAAGTGTGAACGCGGCTCTCCTGACAGCACAAACCTCTGGTCCAGATAGTGGCGGACTCTGGTCACACAAGAAGTTGGTTTAGGCATCAACGCTGCAGATCAAGCCTGGGAATGCATTTTACACTGTATTGTCCTCTCACCTGCTAACAACCCTATGAAAAGCATCAACAGCCAACCAGAAAAGGCATCGCTCACACTGTGAATCAGGGCCCATGTTGACTCTTTACTTCTACTAGCGATCTGGAGGAGAGGAGTAAAAAGACAGACATTAGCAGAGATGCACAGAGATCTAGCTCAGAAGCAGATGTTTCAAACTTGGAAATATACTAATGGAGGTTGAACATCTTTAgtttggcaccctcgggacctgactggcgcCAAAGGAGAGTATTTGCcagactgtgggaggtcagtattgtctagcagcaccagcaccacttccactgctcactgggctcttaaaagacatttaggcgtAATTATAGCTAAGcgacagcacaaaacacagagccaggcatggtggctggaaacaaactttatggacagTGGGAAACCTGGACACACCTACAAGTGGTTGTCTggtaaactaaaatcatgccggattacagatgttgctggaccagagtgccagactagagaggttcaacctgtactaatactAGAGGTCTGAGATTCTGCCATCAATACAAAAATTCAGACTCTCTCCTTCAATCACATGCTTGTACCCATAAAATGCTGTGTTTCCAAAACCAAAACATCAAGCCGCTTTACACAGAGGTATTGTGAACCTGGCATTACACAGAGCAGCTACAGAAGGGTGATTCGAGGAAAATTAAGCTTCCCAAAACCTGGATGCGAAATCAAGGAAAACATTTAGTCAGACTCCCGTCTTAACATGTCTTTTCCTATTAAACCACCCAAACTTGAATACTCGTTAGTTCTTTCAAACCCAGCTCTTCCTAACAACAGGACTGTCGTCCGGAGCAAATTGTGGAAACAGAACCACTTTCAGAGtgttccagcccctccctgtTCCTCGTCACACCACACGCCCTCAATTAGCATATGAATCCCAAGACAGATGTGTATTATTTAGCAAGGTGCAAATGCTTTGCAGGTGCCATCTAGTCCCTTGATCATGGGAGGAATGATGAGGGCTGAGAATTACTCCGAGCGCTCAGGTCTACTCTGATCTGGGATATGCAAGGTCTTGACCACCTCAGGAATTAACAAGGATTTACATACATACGCTTAAGGTATGGAGAGGCACtgaagcccccagccccccccccccccccccacacacacaacacacacacagcagtgctgccatggcaattGAAAGGGacccagacctccagctgccgctgctgccacctCTGGCTTGCGGGAAGATTATTTCCACCTTGGCTTTGCAGTCAAGATGTTCTGGTCCAGAAGCATtcagctgccccagggagcccCCTTAAGGCTTAGGCACAGCACGGAGTCCCAAGATCCAGGCTGATAACTTCTTGTCAGGCTCTGCCCTCTAAACTTCATCTACGTTTCTTTACCTCACTGTATGGAAGGTTCAAACCAGGTCTATTGAGCACACTCACAATTCAGGGGTAGGTCCCCGTACACACTGTACTGTTCCCAGGGAAAAACTTCACTGGCCAAACAAATCTCCACTAACTGCAATCTCATTTC
The nucleotide sequence above comes from Carettochelys insculpta isolate YL-2023 chromosome 13, ASM3395843v1, whole genome shotgun sequence. Encoded proteins:
- the LOC142020399 gene encoding H(+)/Cl(-) exchange transporter 5 isoform X1, with amino-acid sequence MASPWRGQQALGAETLAMNSKGFRRGSFQSSTSDEDMVEIAGGTLDFSMTDDDPPLDRDMLGGFSLYNGGGMNGTSQMMDFLEEPLPGVGTYEDFNTIDWVREKSRDRDRHREIASRSKESTWALIHSVSDAFSGWLLMLFIGLLAGSLAGLIDISAHWMTDLKEGLCLTGFWFNHEQCCWNSNETTFEDRDKCPEWESWSQLILGHGEGAFAYILNYFMYVLWALVFSLLAVLLVRGFAPYACGSGIPEIKTILSGFIIRGYLGKWTLVIKTVTLVLAVSSGLSLGKEGPLVHVACCCGNILCHLFTKYRKNEAKRREVLSAAAAAGVSVAFGAPIGGVLFSLEEVSYYFPLKTLWRSFFAALVAAFTLRSINPFGNSRLVLFYVEFHTPWHLLELVPFILLGIFGGLWGSFFIRSNIAWCRRRKTTKLGKYPVLEVFVVTAITAVLAFPNEYTRMSTSELISELFNDCGLLDFSKLCEYVNDFNSTKGDDLPDRAAGPGVYTAMWQLALALILKVFITIFTFGMKVPSGLFIPSMAVGAIAGRLLGVGMEQLAYYHHDWTIFSGWCSQGADCITPGLYAMVGAAACLGGVTRMTVSLVVIMFELTGGLEYIVPLMAAAMTSKWVADAIGREGIYDAHIRLNGYPFLEAKEEFSHKTLAMDVMRPRRNDPVLTVLTQDTMTVEDVEAIINETTYSGYPVVVSRESQRLVGFVLRRDLIISVENARKKQDGIVSTSVIYFTDHSPPLPPSSPSMLKLRSILDLSPFTVTDQTPMEIVVDIFRKLGLRQCLVTHNGKLLGIITKKDVLKHIAQMANQDPDSILFN
- the LOC142020399 gene encoding H(+)/Cl(-) exchange transporter 5 isoform X2, encoding MNSKGFRRGSFQSSTSDEDMVEIAGGTLDFSMTDDDPPLDRDMLGGFSLYNGGGMNGTSQMMDFLEEPLPGVGTYEDFNTIDWVREKSRDRDRHREIASRSKESTWALIHSVSDAFSGWLLMLFIGLLAGSLAGLIDISAHWMTDLKEGLCLTGFWFNHEQCCWNSNETTFEDRDKCPEWESWSQLILGHGEGAFAYILNYFMYVLWALVFSLLAVLLVRGFAPYACGSGIPEIKTILSGFIIRGYLGKWTLVIKTVTLVLAVSSGLSLGKEGPLVHVACCCGNILCHLFTKYRKNEAKRREVLSAAAAAGVSVAFGAPIGGVLFSLEEVSYYFPLKTLWRSFFAALVAAFTLRSINPFGNSRLVLFYVEFHTPWHLLELVPFILLGIFGGLWGSFFIRSNIAWCRRRKTTKLGKYPVLEVFVVTAITAVLAFPNEYTRMSTSELISELFNDCGLLDFSKLCEYVNDFNSTKGDDLPDRAAGPGVYTAMWQLALALILKVFITIFTFGMKVPSGLFIPSMAVGAIAGRLLGVGMEQLAYYHHDWTIFSGWCSQGADCITPGLYAMVGAAACLGGVTRMTVSLVVIMFELTGGLEYIVPLMAAAMTSKWVADAIGREGIYDAHIRLNGYPFLEAKEEFSHKTLAMDVMRPRRNDPVLTVLTQDTMTVEDVEAIINETTYSGYPVVVSRESQRLVGFVLRRDLIISVENARKKQDGIVSTSVIYFTDHSPPLPPSSPSMLKLRSILDLSPFTVTDQTPMEIVVDIFRKLGLRQCLVTHNGKLLGIITKKDVLKHIAQMANQDPDSILFN
- the LOC142020399 gene encoding H(+)/Cl(-) exchange transporter 5 isoform X3, encoding MNGTSQMMDFLEEPLPGVGTYEDFNTIDWVREKSRDRDRHREIASRSKESTWALIHSVSDAFSGWLLMLFIGLLAGSLAGLIDISAHWMTDLKEGLCLTGFWFNHEQCCWNSNETTFEDRDKCPEWESWSQLILGHGEGAFAYILNYFMYVLWALVFSLLAVLLVRGFAPYACGSGIPEIKTILSGFIIRGYLGKWTLVIKTVTLVLAVSSGLSLGKEGPLVHVACCCGNILCHLFTKYRKNEAKRREVLSAAAAAGVSVAFGAPIGGVLFSLEEVSYYFPLKTLWRSFFAALVAAFTLRSINPFGNSRLVLFYVEFHTPWHLLELVPFILLGIFGGLWGSFFIRSNIAWCRRRKTTKLGKYPVLEVFVVTAITAVLAFPNEYTRMSTSELISELFNDCGLLDFSKLCEYVNDFNSTKGDDLPDRAAGPGVYTAMWQLALALILKVFITIFTFGMKVPSGLFIPSMAVGAIAGRLLGVGMEQLAYYHHDWTIFSGWCSQGADCITPGLYAMVGAAACLGGVTRMTVSLVVIMFELTGGLEYIVPLMAAAMTSKWVADAIGREGIYDAHIRLNGYPFLEAKEEFSHKTLAMDVMRPRRNDPVLTVLTQDTMTVEDVEAIINETTYSGYPVVVSRESQRLVGFVLRRDLIISVENARKKQDGIVSTSVIYFTDHSPPLPPSSPSMLKLRSILDLSPFTVTDQTPMEIVVDIFRKLGLRQCLVTHNGKLLGIITKKDVLKHIAQMANQDPDSILFN
- the LOC142020399 gene encoding H(+)/Cl(-) exchange transporter 5 isoform X4; translation: MTDLKEGLCLTGFWFNHEQCCWNSNETTFEDRDKCPEWESWSQLILGHGEGAFAYILNYFMYVLWALVFSLLAVLLVRGFAPYACGSGIPEIKTILSGFIIRGYLGKWTLVIKTVTLVLAVSSGLSLGKEGPLVHVACCCGNILCHLFTKYRKNEAKRREVLSAAAAAGVSVAFGAPIGGVLFSLEEVSYYFPLKTLWRSFFAALVAAFTLRSINPFGNSRLVLFYVEFHTPWHLLELVPFILLGIFGGLWGSFFIRSNIAWCRRRKTTKLGKYPVLEVFVVTAITAVLAFPNEYTRMSTSELISELFNDCGLLDFSKLCEYVNDFNSTKGDDLPDRAAGPGVYTAMWQLALALILKVFITIFTFGMKVPSGLFIPSMAVGAIAGRLLGVGMEQLAYYHHDWTIFSGWCSQGADCITPGLYAMVGAAACLGGVTRMTVSLVVIMFELTGGLEYIVPLMAAAMTSKWVADAIGREGIYDAHIRLNGYPFLEAKEEFSHKTLAMDVMRPRRNDPVLTVLTQDTMTVEDVEAIINETTYSGYPVVVSRESQRLVGFVLRRDLIISVENARKKQDGIVSTSVIYFTDHSPPLPPSSPSMLKLRSILDLSPFTVTDQTPMEIVVDIFRKLGLRQCLVTHNGKLLGIITKKDVLKHIAQMANQDPDSILFN